The following coding sequences are from one Candidatus Nitrosopumilus sp. SW window:
- a CDS encoding AarF/ABC1/UbiB kinase family protein codes for MSAGRTIYVLIKLFPSILALRKDRKKWSQQEKNTIDSEQFRKNARKALDTFVSLGPVYIKLGQWLSSRADILPQPYLEELSKLQDSVPSAPFEQVKPIIEKDLGPINEKFDDIDTNSISGASLGQVYRGSISGQQIVIKVKRPGIENVVREDLKVLKKILPLALRFVDPNLRYSAKAMLSQFIETIREEMDYTNESENLKKIKQDMESNDKVIVPSVYDDYSSKNVLTMEYLPGIKVTNVQELDEKGVDREQLVVDVHKVFFTMLLKHSLFHADPHPGNISVTDDGKLILYDYGMVGRINNETRYKLIRLYLALVEKNPPRVVNAMAELGMLTPDYNRQVIEKGIELSIRAMHGNKPDEMEVQSLMELANQTMSKFPFVLPKNLALYMRMASIIEGIYKTHNVDFKFVKVLRNILQEENMIPKAYVEELKISFEKFSKSIDTALRLGPEMERFMDEAKISMQKRKPMVFLGGSIFSSAIFIGSVLLYPTNEIFGMAGMITSGLIMMCSAIFRKH; via the coding sequence ATGTCTGCAGGAAGAACAATCTATGTGTTGATCAAACTTTTTCCATCAATTCTGGCATTACGTAAAGATAGAAAAAAATGGTCACAACAAGAAAAAAACACAATTGACTCTGAACAATTTAGAAAAAATGCAAGAAAAGCTCTTGATACTTTTGTTTCTCTAGGACCTGTATACATAAAATTAGGACAGTGGTTGTCATCTAGAGCAGACATTTTGCCTCAACCATATCTTGAAGAATTATCTAAACTTCAAGATAGTGTTCCTTCTGCACCATTTGAGCAAGTAAAACCAATCATCGAAAAAGATTTGGGACCAATTAATGAAAAATTTGATGATATTGATACAAATTCTATATCTGGGGCATCATTAGGCCAAGTGTATCGAGGTTCAATTTCTGGACAACAAATTGTTATCAAAGTAAAAAGGCCAGGTATTGAAAATGTTGTACGTGAAGATCTCAAAGTCTTAAAGAAAATTCTACCACTGGCTCTGAGATTTGTTGATCCTAATCTTAGATATTCTGCAAAAGCAATGCTTTCTCAATTTATTGAAACTATCCGCGAAGAAATGGATTACACAAATGAATCTGAAAATCTCAAAAAAATCAAACAAGACATGGAAAGCAATGACAAAGTAATAGTTCCTTCAGTTTATGATGATTATTCCTCAAAAAATGTACTAACTATGGAATATCTGCCAGGAATTAAGGTTACAAACGTACAAGAACTTGATGAGAAAGGAGTTGATAGAGAACAACTAGTCGTTGATGTACATAAGGTCTTTTTCACAATGCTTCTCAAACACTCTCTTTTCCATGCAGACCCTCACCCAGGAAACATCTCTGTAACAGATGATGGAAAACTAATTCTGTATGACTATGGAATGGTAGGTAGAATAAACAATGAAACAAGATACAAACTCATTAGACTATATCTTGCATTAGTTGAAAAAAATCCTCCTAGAGTAGTTAATGCAATGGCAGAACTAGGAATGCTTACTCCTGATTACAATCGTCAAGTAATTGAAAAAGGAATTGAATTATCGATTCGTGCTATGCATGGAAACAAACCTGATGAGATGGAAGTTCAAAGTTTGATGGAACTTGCAAATCAAACTATGAGCAAATTTCCCTTTGTTTTGCCAAAAAATTTGGCTCTTTACATGAGGATGGCATCAATTATTGAAGGAATCTACAAAACACATAATGTTGATTTCAAATTCGTTAAAGTTCTAAGAAATATACTTCAAGAGGAGAACATGATTCCAAAAGCTTACGTCGAAGAGTTGAAAATTTCATTTGAAAAATTTTCAAAATCAATTGATACTGCATTAAGGTTAGGACCTGAAATGGAAAGATTTATGGATGAAGCAAAAATTTCTATGCAAAAAAGAAAGCCAATGGTATTTCTTGGTGGTAGTATTTTTTCATCAGCAATTTTTATTGGTTCAGTATTGTTATATCCAACAAATGAAATATTTGGTATGGCTGGAATGATTACTTCTGGTTTGATAATGATGTGTTCCGCAATTTTTAGAAAACACTAG
- the hsp14 gene encoding archaeal heat shock protein Hsp14 codes for MGLVKEVIKEIGNKSREFYEFVLPPIDMYLGSDNLKVIIDIPGFSKKDIKLTLCGDILSIQACKEVDEKESESLISKQRPNVIDKKIRLPIDIKQGEEKIDSAKYEDGVLTLIIPVTKKGKDISIE; via the coding sequence ATGGGATTAGTAAAAGAAGTGATAAAAGAAATCGGAAACAAATCACGAGAATTCTATGAATTTGTTTTACCACCAATTGACATGTATCTTGGTTCAGATAACCTCAAAGTAATTATTGACATACCAGGATTCTCAAAAAAAGACATCAAACTCACATTATGTGGAGACATCCTATCAATTCAAGCATGTAAAGAAGTAGATGAGAAAGAATCTGAATCATTAATTTCAAAGCAGAGACCAAATGTCATTGATAAAAAAATACGATTACCAATTGATATCAAACAAGGAGAAGAAAAAATAGATTCCGCAAAATACGAAGACGGTGTTTTAACACTAATAATTCCTGTAACTAAAAAAGGAAAAGATATCTCAATAGAATAA
- a CDS encoding COG1361 S-layer family protein has product MNQKLLSLLLGVLLVPLIMGNSYAQITSGGFGDSPFERDFGDVKFLDAYFGTLNQKIEVEAGDSNVPFTVVFANVGTQDITGIKGQLSLPFGFSASDGPGSIIKADSDSNSSAGENFHLTFFVNIDKNVNIQQYPGTVKVDYSRLRESGVRTAFEDFQFKVTGDSVINVRALEPFLTSLRTNNVVIEIANDGTAPISSVDIVASNTQTERASTTSSTTNVENVVILESNWDVGNIEPKSARHLTATVYVPEGLKDDTLRIPLTISYYNAHGDQHVISKIVDFYIKGLIDLTIFNVDVIELSGNQMIIGEIINEGNEDGLFGFVSVEPRGDSNIKPNTQFIDEIEVDAPVPFNIPIEFDGEPEYGEHDITITVRYKDGVRDELFVIEDTTILVNEPTNDNESGPDSSMIIVPIVIAIGVGIYLMRRRKKTAITGSD; this is encoded by the coding sequence ATGAATCAAAAATTACTCTCATTGTTACTTGGAGTTTTGTTAGTTCCATTAATCATGGGGAATTCCTATGCCCAAATTACATCTGGTGGATTTGGAGACTCTCCATTTGAGCGAGATTTTGGTGATGTCAAATTCTTAGATGCATATTTTGGTACACTAAATCAAAAAATCGAAGTTGAAGCAGGCGATAGTAATGTTCCATTTACTGTAGTATTTGCAAATGTTGGAACTCAAGACATTACAGGAATCAAAGGACAATTATCATTGCCTTTTGGATTTTCGGCTTCTGATGGACCAGGCTCAATCATTAAAGCCGACAGTGATTCAAACTCTTCAGCAGGAGAAAATTTCCACTTGACATTCTTTGTAAATATCGATAAAAATGTCAATATTCAACAATATCCTGGAACAGTAAAAGTTGATTATTCTAGATTAAGAGAGTCTGGTGTTAGAACTGCATTTGAAGACTTTCAGTTTAAGGTAACTGGTGATAGTGTGATTAACGTAAGAGCCTTAGAACCATTTCTTACATCTCTTAGAACAAACAATGTAGTAATTGAAATTGCTAATGATGGAACAGCACCAATATCTAGTGTTGATATTGTTGCATCCAACACACAAACAGAACGGGCATCAACTACATCTTCCACTACCAATGTAGAAAATGTTGTAATTCTAGAATCTAATTGGGATGTTGGAAACATTGAACCAAAATCTGCTAGACATCTTACTGCTACAGTCTATGTTCCAGAGGGATTGAAAGATGACACTCTTAGAATTCCTTTGACCATATCATACTATAATGCACATGGTGACCAACATGTAATTTCAAAAATTGTTGATTTTTACATTAAAGGGTTGATAGATCTTACAATATTCAATGTCGATGTAATTGAATTATCTGGAAATCAGATGATAATTGGAGAAATCATCAATGAAGGAAACGAAGATGGTTTGTTTGGATTTGTTAGTGTTGAGCCTCGTGGTGATTCAAACATCAAACCAAATACTCAATTTATTGATGAAATTGAAGTGGATGCACCTGTACCATTTAACATTCCAATTGAATTTGACGGTGAACCCGAGTATGGGGAACATGACATCACAATTACTGTAAGATACAAAGATGGTGTTAGAGATGAACTCTTTGTAATTGAAGATACTACTATCCTTGTAAATGAACCTACAAATGATAATGAATCTGGACCTGATTCTTCAATGATTATCGTTCCAATAGTAATTGCTATTGGTGTGGGAATTTACCTAATGCGTAGGCGTAAAAAAACTGCAATTACGGGCAGTGATTAA
- the pyrH gene encoding UMP kinase: MKKRIVIKLSGRVFAMDNVKLLKDWAEFLVKISKVCQPIIIAGGGNIARHYINHARSSGADESTLDELGIEISRLNAKLLIYALKNKAYSHPPTTLQEVRHAVDDGLIVVTGGLHPGQSTNGTAALIAEKVNAEQFLNATDVDGVYDMDPNKFKKAKKFKRIELKNLKNMLVHEDSVAGGYDLMDIVALKIIERSKIKTRILKASPKIIEKAIKGGNLGTEIIIPTK; the protein is encoded by the coding sequence GTGAAAAAAAGAATCGTAATCAAACTATCTGGTAGAGTTTTTGCCATGGACAATGTAAAACTCCTAAAGGACTGGGCTGAATTTCTAGTAAAAATCAGCAAGGTTTGTCAGCCAATAATTATTGCTGGAGGTGGAAATATTGCTAGACACTACATTAACCACGCAAGATCTTCTGGAGCTGATGAGTCAACACTTGATGAATTGGGAATTGAGATTTCTAGATTAAATGCAAAACTGTTGATTTATGCTCTAAAAAATAAAGCATATTCTCATCCTCCAACTACTCTACAAGAAGTTAGACATGCAGTAGATGATGGATTAATTGTTGTTACTGGAGGCCTTCATCCTGGCCAAAGTACCAATGGAACCGCAGCATTGATTGCAGAAAAAGTAAATGCTGAACAATTTCTTAATGCTACTGATGTTGATGGGGTTTATGACATGGATCCAAACAAATTCAAAAAAGCAAAAAAATTCAAACGAATTGAATTGAAAAATCTCAAAAATATGTTAGTTCATGAGGATTCGGTAGCAGGAGGATATGATCTAATGGATATAGTGGCTCTAAAAATTATCGAACGCTCAAAAATTAAAACAAGAATTCTCAAAGCCAGTCCTAAAATTATTGAAAAAGCCATTAAAGGTGGTAATTTGGGAACTGAAATAATTATTCCAACAAAATAA
- the tmk gene encoding dTMP kinase codes for MIIVIEGGDQAGKLTQSTMLEKALKKRKIKTKLFHFPDYQTPIGKEIRKYLDGKRKFPPQVIHCLLSANRWEKLEQIKTAQEKNSVLIMNRYYHSNLVYGLANGMKEKWLENLDAGLPKADLVILLDVSQKESFNRQKTNRDKFEKNEEFLRKISKIYKSTAKKKRWKIIDATKSKQEVHDEIMKTFSKKIGL; via the coding sequence ATGATTATTGTAATTGAAGGTGGAGATCAAGCAGGAAAACTAACACAATCAACTATGCTCGAAAAAGCACTAAAAAAAAGGAAAATCAAAACCAAACTGTTTCATTTTCCAGATTATCAAACTCCTATTGGAAAAGAAATTAGGAAATATCTTGATGGAAAAAGAAAATTTCCACCACAAGTAATTCATTGTCTATTATCTGCAAATAGGTGGGAAAAGTTAGAACAAATCAAAACTGCTCAAGAAAAAAATTCCGTTCTTATAATGAATAGATATTATCATTCTAATCTTGTCTATGGTTTGGCAAATGGGATGAAAGAAAAATGGCTTGAGAATTTAGATGCGGGACTGCCAAAAGCTGATCTTGTAATTTTACTTGATGTCAGTCAAAAAGAATCCTTTAACAGACAAAAAACCAACCGAGACAAATTTGAAAAAAATGAAGAATTTTTGAGAAAAATTTCTAAAATCTATAAAAGTACCGCAAAGAAAAAACGTTGGAAAATAATTGATGCTACAAAATCTAAACAAGAAGTTCATGATGAAATCATGAAAACATTTTCAAAGAAAATAGGATTATGA
- a CDS encoding HD domain-containing protein produces the protein MKKNYLDIIDPIHDFIRVYDHELSIIDNPIFQRLRRIRQLSGAHLTYPAAQHTRFEHSLGVMHIASQAGHVLNEKGFFKYDDIEILRLAGLLHDIGHGPFSHLFEEIIQEKKISHEDFGKEIILKSEIGDILTKNGFDKKLVTKIAFGDSKFQYMNEIVSGALSADMMDYLLRDGYFTGAEHAKIDHKRITQSLDVHQKKLALERSALYSFESMMHSRYQMFKAVYFHKTVRAAEVMLLEALRSSDDEFGFSTFNLDEFIQLTDEYVLSSLLSSKTSKLKRARKFAQDYQNRKLLKCVFESILTSRTNLKKIRTDELRSAISKKSKIEENEIFVDSSVTPSIPLAPSKNESKSVILITNEGGKSSAKEMPISEIPVVSAISGYMNILRIYTHQKNRKKVEIAAKSIIGELE, from the coding sequence ATGAAAAAAAATTATCTAGACATCATAGATCCGATTCATGATTTCATTCGTGTTTATGATCATGAGCTATCCATAATTGACAATCCTATTTTTCAGAGATTAAGGAGAATAAGACAATTATCTGGAGCACATTTGACATACCCTGCAGCACAGCATACAAGATTTGAGCACTCTCTTGGGGTCATGCACATTGCTAGTCAGGCTGGGCATGTCCTTAATGAAAAAGGATTTTTCAAATATGATGATATTGAGATTCTTAGATTAGCTGGTCTCTTACATGATATTGGCCATGGACCATTTTCACATTTATTTGAAGAAATAATTCAAGAAAAGAAAATTTCTCATGAAGACTTTGGTAAAGAGATTATTCTAAAATCTGAAATCGGTGACATCTTGACAAAAAATGGGTTTGATAAAAAACTTGTAACAAAAATCGCATTTGGTGATTCAAAATTTCAATACATGAATGAAATTGTATCAGGGGCTCTTAGTGCAGATATGATGGATTACTTGCTTAGAGATGGTTATTTTACAGGAGCAGAACATGCTAAAATTGATCATAAAAGAATTACACAATCCCTCGATGTTCATCAAAAGAAACTTGCTTTAGAACGTTCAGCATTGTATTCTTTTGAATCAATGATGCACTCTAGATATCAAATGTTCAAAGCAGTTTATTTTCACAAGACAGTAAGAGCAGCTGAAGTAATGTTACTTGAAGCCTTGAGATCTTCAGATGATGAGTTTGGATTCTCCACTTTTAATCTTGATGAATTTATCCAACTAACAGATGAATATGTTCTATCCAGTTTGCTTTCATCAAAAACTTCTAAATTAAAACGAGCAAGGAAATTTGCCCAAGACTATCAAAATAGAAAATTACTAAAATGTGTGTTTGAGAGTATTTTGACAAGTAGAACAAATCTCAAGAAAATAAGAACAGATGAACTAAGATCTGCCATTTCTAAAAAATCCAAAATTGAAGAAAATGAGATTTTTGTTGATAGTTCAGTAACTCCATCAATTCCACTTGCACCATCTAAAAACGAGTCAAAATCGGTAATCTTGATTACAAATGAAGGTGGTAAATCTTCGGCAAAGGAGATGCCTATTTCTGAAATTCCGGTGGTTTCAGCAATTTCAGGCTACATGAATATTCTAAGAATCTATACCCATCAAAAGAATAGAAAAAAAGTTGAAATTGCCGCAAAATCCATCATTGGTGAACTAGAGTGA